One stretch of Thalassovita sp. DNA includes these proteins:
- a CDS encoding adenosylcobalamin-dependent ribonucleoside-diphosphate reductase: MTRFAAPISEQIWDMKYRLKEQDGTPIDRSVEDSWRRIARALAQAEKKPEIWEDKFYSALEDFKYLPAGRITAGAGTGRSVTLFNCFVMGTIPDSMSGIFDMLKEAALTMQQGGGIGYDFSTIRPKGAPVAGVAADASGPLSFMDVWDAMCRTIMSAGSRRGAMMATMRCDHPDVEDFITAKSDSARLRMFNLSVLVTDDFMEAVKADGPWELKYGGKVYHTVQARDLWNKIMQSTYDFAEPGVIFIDRINKANNLSYVETIAATNPCGEQPLPPYGACLLGSINLARLVANPFEKDAALDLEEMTSLVATAVRMMDNVVDVSQFPLHEQAQEAQNKRRIGLGVTGLADALLMVGLEYGTDEAAAQCEEWLRQIARASYLASVELAKEKGAFPLYDKDKFLASGTMQMMDEDVRDAIAEHGIRNALLTSIAPTGTISLYAGNVSSGIEPVFAYSYTRKVLQKDGSRTEEEVVDYAVKMYRDKFGEDAELPSHFTNAQTLAPLAHVKMQAAAQKWVDSSISKTINCPEDISFEQFKEVYMEAYETGCKGCTTYRPNDITGSVLSVSESEEKTPEVDAGADVIYMAEPLDRPEALEGHTYKLKWPDSEHAIYLTINDVIIGGHRRPFEVFINSKNMEHYAWTLALTRMISAVFRRGGDVSFVVEELKAVFDPRGGAWMQGKYIPSILAAIGGVIEEHLIRINFIEGEGMGLKTDPQAEVMAVGEAPRGKACPSCGQFDLQMVEGCMTCMSCGHSKCG, encoded by the coding sequence ATGACTCGTTTCGCCGCGCCCATTTCCGAGCAGATTTGGGATATGAAATACCGTCTTAAAGAACAGGACGGCACCCCGATTGACCGGAGCGTGGAAGACAGCTGGCGGCGCATCGCGCGCGCATTGGCGCAGGCGGAAAAGAAACCTGAGATCTGGGAAGACAAGTTCTACAGCGCGCTGGAAGATTTCAAATATCTGCCCGCAGGCCGCATCACCGCTGGTGCTGGCACCGGCCGCAGCGTGACCCTGTTCAACTGTTTTGTCATGGGCACCATCCCTGACAGCATGTCCGGCATTTTCGACATGCTGAAAGAGGCCGCGCTGACCATGCAGCAGGGCGGTGGTATCGGCTATGACTTCTCGACCATCCGTCCCAAAGGCGCCCCTGTGGCGGGCGTTGCTGCTGACGCCTCTGGCCCGCTGTCTTTCATGGATGTCTGGGACGCCATGTGCCGCACCATCATGTCGGCGGGCTCGCGCCGCGGCGCGATGATGGCCACCATGCGCTGTGACCACCCGGATGTTGAGGATTTCATCACCGCCAAATCTGACAGCGCCCGGCTGCGCATGTTCAACCTGTCAGTACTGGTCACCGATGACTTCATGGAAGCTGTGAAGGCCGACGGCCCGTGGGAGCTGAAATACGGCGGCAAGGTCTATCACACCGTTCAGGCGCGTGATCTGTGGAACAAGATCATGCAGTCGACCTATGATTTTGCAGAACCGGGCGTGATCTTCATCGACCGGATTAACAAGGCCAACAACCTCAGCTACGTGGAAACCATCGCAGCGACCAACCCCTGTGGCGAACAGCCGCTGCCGCCCTATGGTGCCTGCCTTCTGGGGTCGATCAACCTGGCGCGTCTGGTGGCCAACCCGTTTGAAAAGGACGCGGCGCTGGATCTGGAAGAGATGACCTCACTGGTGGCCACTGCCGTGCGAATGATGGACAACGTTGTGGACGTCTCGCAATTTCCGCTGCACGAACAGGCCCAAGAAGCGCAGAACAAGCGCCGCATTGGTCTGGGCGTCACCGGTCTGGCCGACGCGCTCTTGATGGTTGGTCTGGAATACGGCACCGATGAAGCCGCCGCCCAATGTGAGGAATGGCTGCGCCAGATCGCGCGTGCCTCCTATCTGGCCTCGGTGGAACTGGCCAAGGAAAAGGGTGCCTTCCCACTGTATGACAAGGATAAATTCCTTGCCTCCGGCACCATGCAGATGATGGATGAGGATGTGCGTGACGCGATTGCCGAACATGGCATTCGCAACGCGCTGCTGACCTCCATCGCGCCCACGGGCACCATCTCGCTCTACGCGGGCAATGTATCCTCGGGGATCGAGCCGGTCTTTGCCTATAGCTACACCCGCAAGGTGTTGCAGAAAGACGGCTCGCGCACCGAAGAGGAAGTGGTGGATTACGCGGTGAAAATGTACCGCGACAAGTTTGGCGAAGATGCCGAACTGCCCAGCCATTTCACCAACGCCCAGACGCTGGCCCCGTTGGCCCACGTCAAAATGCAGGCGGCGGCGCAAAAATGGGTCGACAGCTCCATCTCCAAGACCATCAACTGCCCCGAAGACATCAGCTTTGAGCAGTTCAAAGAGGTCTATATGGAGGCCTATGAGACCGGCTGTAAGGGCTGCACCACCTATCGCCCCAATGACATCACCGGTTCGGTTCTGTCGGTCAGCGAAAGCGAAGAGAAAACGCCTGAGGTCGATGCCGGCGCGGATGTCATATACATGGCTGAGCCGCTGGACCGTCCCGAGGCGCTGGAAGGTCATACCTACAAGCTGAAGTGGCCGGATTCGGAACATGCGATCTACTTGACCATCAATGATGTGATCATCGGCGGCCATCGCCGTCCGTTTGAGGTCTTCATCAACTCCAAGAACATGGAGCACTACGCCTGGACGCTGGCGCTGACCCGGATGATCTCGGCCGTGTTCCGTCGCGGCGGCGATGTCAGCTTTGTAGTGGAAGAGTTGAAGGCGGTCTTTGATCCCCGTGGCGGCGCCTGGATGCAGGGCAAATACATCCCCTCGATCCTGGCCGCGATTGGTGGCGTGATCGAGGAACACCTGATCCGCATCAACTTCATCGAAGGCGAAGGCATGGGGCTGAAAACGGACCCTCAGGCCGAAGTTATGGC
- a CDS encoding DUF1489 domain-containing protein: MYNFTNLIKLSVGTESVDGLAEWQKIPQVQTPDGLPRHVTRMWPKREKEILAGGSIYWVIKGVIQARQRIVRLDEVTGQDGIRRCAIVLDPELFRTAPAPRRPFQGWRYLKPEDSPPDMSAQRSSDNTLPSELSAALAEIGVL; the protein is encoded by the coding sequence ATGTATAACTTCACAAATCTCATCAAGCTCAGCGTCGGCACAGAGAGTGTTGACGGGCTGGCTGAATGGCAAAAAATCCCGCAGGTTCAAACCCCTGACGGATTGCCGCGGCATGTCACACGGATGTGGCCGAAGCGGGAAAAAGAGATCCTGGCAGGCGGGTCGATTTATTGGGTCATCAAAGGTGTGATTCAGGCCCGCCAGCGCATTGTGCGGCTGGATGAGGTGACCGGCCAGGACGGGATCCGCCGCTGTGCCATCGTTCTGGACCCCGAGCTCTTCCGCACCGCCCCTGCCCCACGCCGCCCCTTCCAGGGCTGGCGCTACCTAAAACCCGAAGACAGCCCCCCCGACATGTCCGCCCAGCGCAGCAGCGATAATACGCTCCCCAGCGAACTGTCCGCCGCCTTGGCAGAGATCGGAGTGCTGTAG
- a CDS encoding porin, with protein MKKYRLVALAVTVAVPGTALAEVSGSIDFSYSVFDSNVYGDSFTSPSLKADLSYGGESGLLLDLSAGTKRYMLDGIDLDVNEANIDLGYAFGNGFNAGIFAESFSFGVDVASRGVFAGYDAGNFAGEAYFGTMESPFGEDFNQFGFRGTYSLGGNTDFAAEVARTTFDDFDEDVDYLGLSVSHKLNDTFGVFGSVQRLSGAFDEDLTAVSLGGSYTLSNGMSIALEVARFKQDVFEVDTATLGFSIPLGGKSNSVSPADGVAADVAGGSRGAYSKVLKDYSFLLDLGEG; from the coding sequence ATGAAAAAGTACAGGCTTGTCGCGCTTGCTGTCACCGTTGCCGTGCCGGGTACGGCCTTGGCAGAAGTATCCGGGTCGATTGACTTCTCCTATTCGGTCTTTGATTCGAATGTATACGGGGATAGTTTCACCTCACCTTCATTAAAGGCTGATCTCTCCTATGGTGGTGAAAGCGGCCTCTTGCTTGACCTTTCGGCTGGCACCAAGCGCTATATGCTTGATGGTATCGATCTGGATGTGAATGAAGCCAACATTGATTTGGGTTATGCTTTTGGCAACGGTTTCAACGCCGGTATCTTTGCTGAGAGCTTTTCCTTTGGCGTCGATGTAGCCTCGCGCGGTGTGTTTGCTGGCTACGATGCGGGCAATTTCGCAGGTGAGGCCTACTTTGGCACGATGGAGTCGCCCTTTGGCGAAGACTTCAATCAGTTTGGTTTCCGTGGCACCTATTCGCTGGGCGGCAACACTGATTTCGCGGCGGAGGTTGCGCGCACGACTTTCGACGACTTTGATGAAGACGTTGATTATCTCGGCCTGTCGGTCAGCCATAAGCTTAACGACACCTTTGGCGTTTTCGGTTCGGTTCAGCGCCTCAGCGGCGCCTTTGATGAGGACCTGACCGCTGTAAGCCTTGGCGGTTCCTACACCCTGAGCAACGGCATGAGCATCGCTTTGGAAGTGGCCCGTTTTAAACAGGACGTGTTCGAAGTGGATACCGCAACTCTTGGGTTCTCGATCCCGCTGGGTGGCAAGTCTAATTCTGTTTCCCCGGCAGATGGCGTGGCTGCTGATGTTGCCGGCGGCTCGCGCGGTGCTTACAGCAAGGTACTCAAAGATTATTCGTTCCTGTTGGACTTAGGAGAGGGCTAA
- a CDS encoding porin, which yields MKYAFPLAAAALLALPSMAAAEISGAATVGLGRSTVDGASEEINEYSLDFDFNYAGTGNLSFGASGGFRRLDVGGGDEIDITRINLEGIYSLNNGFSVGAYLARVGLGVGGSDEDINAYGLLFGFGGSEFEGELALGQVEIDGQDANEVSFFGRYNLSQQTQLLGEVGFMREDGAGFNLYGLGVNHAINDQFGVYGALRRAETTDDGGFEATEFSIGVDYRLDAISSVGALLSLELARNNFDTGVGGDLNVNTVRLGVTLPLGGNGSKALPLNSGASSLMGNTRSTLQRVYSSGSLFF from the coding sequence ATGAAGTATGCCTTCCCCCTGGCAGCCGCAGCGCTGCTGGCACTACCTTCAATGGCCGCCGCAGAAATCAGCGGTGCCGCAACCGTTGGTCTCGGCCGGTCGACAGTCGACGGTGCATCCGAAGAGATCAACGAGTATTCCCTGGACTTCGACTTCAACTATGCCGGAACCGGTAACCTGTCCTTTGGCGCGAGCGGTGGCTTCCGCCGGCTGGATGTCGGTGGCGGTGATGAGATCGACATAACCCGGATCAATCTTGAAGGAATCTACAGCCTGAACAATGGCTTCAGCGTCGGTGCCTATCTGGCCCGTGTGGGGTTGGGTGTTGGTGGCTCTGATGAGGATATCAATGCCTATGGCCTTCTGTTTGGTTTTGGGGGTAGCGAGTTCGAAGGAGAACTGGCCCTCGGTCAAGTTGAGATTGATGGCCAAGACGCTAATGAAGTGAGTTTCTTCGGCCGCTATAATTTATCGCAGCAGACCCAGCTTTTGGGTGAGGTGGGCTTCATGCGTGAAGACGGCGCTGGCTTCAACCTCTATGGTTTGGGCGTGAACCACGCAATCAATGATCAATTCGGCGTCTATGGGGCTCTGCGTCGGGCTGAAACGACCGATGATGGCGGTTTCGAGGCGACCGAGTTCAGCATTGGTGTGGACTATCGTCTGGACGCGATTTCCAGCGTTGGTGCATTGCTGTCGCTGGAACTGGCCCGTAACAACTTTGACACTGGTGTTGGCGGAGATCTGAACGTGAATACGGTGCGCCTTGGTGTGACCTTGCCACTGGGTGGCAACGGCAGCAAAGCTCTGCCGCTTAACTCTGGCGCCAGCAGTCTCATGGGCAATACCCGAAGCACGCTCCAGCGGGTCTATTCGTCTGGTAGCTTGTTCTTCTGA
- the hisG gene encoding ATP phosphoribosyltransferase — protein sequence MSVKLGVPSKGRLMEKTFDWFGERGISLSRSGSDREYAGKVEGIAGVELVLLSAGEIPRELAAGRIHLGVTGTDLVREKLGQWEQRVEPLAELGFGHADLILAVPNAWVDVNSLDDLDAAAAAFRQTHKFRLRIATKYHRLVREFLRDHGVADYQLVDSQGATEGTVKNETAEAVADITSTGDTLRANHLKILSDATILKSQATLFRSRMAAANDSERAVIKEMSRTLALI from the coding sequence ATGAGCGTGAAGCTGGGCGTGCCCTCCAAAGGGCGTTTGATGGAAAAGACCTTTGACTGGTTCGGCGAACGCGGCATTTCCCTGTCGCGCAGCGGCTCGGACCGGGAATATGCCGGCAAGGTTGAAGGCATTGCAGGGGTTGAGCTGGTGCTGCTCTCTGCCGGGGAAATCCCGCGGGAACTGGCAGCTGGGCGGATTCACCTGGGCGTCACCGGTACCGATCTGGTGCGCGAAAAGCTGGGCCAGTGGGAACAGCGGGTGGAACCGCTGGCGGAACTGGGATTTGGTCATGCCGATCTGATCCTGGCTGTGCCCAATGCCTGGGTTGATGTGAACAGTCTGGATGATCTGGATGCGGCGGCTGCGGCCTTCCGCCAGACCCACAAGTTCCGCCTGCGTATTGCCACCAAGTATCACCGACTGGTGCGCGAGTTCCTGCGCGATCACGGTGTGGCGGATTATCAGCTGGTCGACAGTCAAGGCGCCACCGAAGGCACGGTGAAAAATGAAACGGCCGAGGCCGTGGCGGACATCACCTCAACCGGGGACACGCTGCGCGCCAATCACCTGAAGATCCTGTCGGACGCCACCATCCTAAAGTCGCAAGCGACCTTGTTCCGCTCGCGTATGGCTGCAGCAAACGACTCAGAACGTGCCGTGATCAAAGAGATGAGTCGCACGCTGGCCCTCATCTAG
- a CDS encoding ATP phosphoribosyltransferase regulatory subunit, with product MPDRIEIRARAAALRASFEAAGAQLVETDILQPAEVLLDLYGEDIRGRAYVTSDALRGEQMLRPDFTVPVVQMHMAHGAEPARYTYAGEVFRRQEDDPDRANEYTQVGYEVFDRENPVEADAEVFAIIRDALGNQPLRAACGDIGLLRAAIEGLQTTERRKAALRRHIWRPRRFRALLDRYAGRVDVPAARAALLAAEDPFAAAGPDIGLRSRREVEARIAALREDAAAEALAERDVALIDAILGVRENLPNALEQLRDIAVDMPAISASVERLARRMKALEKRGVDVEALDFEASYGRTSMEYYDGFVFGFHAASRPDLPAVATGGRYDALCRVLGQGRDIPAVGGVIRPDLLIALEADQ from the coding sequence ATGCCTGACCGGATTGAGATCCGCGCCCGCGCGGCGGCCCTGCGTGCCTCGTTTGAGGCCGCTGGCGCCCAGTTGGTGGAAACGGATATCCTGCAACCGGCTGAGGTCCTGTTGGACCTTTACGGTGAGGATATTCGGGGCCGCGCCTATGTCACCTCGGACGCGCTGCGCGGCGAACAGATGCTGCGCCCGGATTTCACTGTGCCGGTGGTGCAGATGCATATGGCTCATGGGGCTGAACCTGCACGCTACACCTACGCGGGCGAAGTGTTCCGCCGTCAGGAAGATGATCCCGACCGCGCCAATGAATACACGCAGGTCGGCTATGAGGTTTTTGACCGCGAAAACCCGGTTGAGGCGGATGCGGAGGTCTTTGCGATCATCCGTGATGCGCTGGGCAACCAGCCGCTGCGGGCGGCCTGTGGTGACATCGGCCTGCTGCGCGCCGCGATCGAGGGCCTGCAGACCACCGAGCGGCGCAAAGCCGCTCTGCGCCGCCATATCTGGCGCCCGCGCCGGTTCCGCGCATTGCTGGACCGTTATGCTGGCCGGGTAGACGTGCCCGCGGCCCGCGCGGCGCTGTTGGCTGCCGAAGATCCCTTTGCCGCGGCTGGGCCGGACATCGGCCTGCGCTCCCGCCGTGAGGTAGAGGCCCGCATTGCCGCCCTGCGCGAAGATGCAGCGGCCGAAGCGCTGGCCGAACGTGATGTGGCGCTGATTGATGCCATTCTGGGGGTGCGGGAAAACCTGCCCAACGCTTTGGAACAGCTGCGCGATATCGCGGTGGATATGCCGGCGATCAGCGCCTCGGTTGAGCGTCTGGCGCGCCGGATGAAGGCGCTGGAAAAACGTGGCGTTGATGTAGAGGCGCTGGATTTTGAGGCCAGCTATGGCCGCACCTCGATGGAATATTATGACGGTTTTGTCTTTGGCTTCCACGCCGCCAGCCGCCCTGATTTGCCCGCTGTGGCCACCGGGGGGCGCTATGACGCGCTGTGTCGTGTGCTGGGGCAGGGGCGCGATATCCCTGCGGTCGGCGGCGTGATCCGCCCGGACCTGTTGATTGCGCTGGAGGCTGACCAATGA
- the hisS gene encoding histidine--tRNA ligase, whose translation MAKQKKAPRPKAVTPKGFRDYFGTEVTERSEMLQKIAGVYHHYGFDALESAAVETVEALGKFLPDVDRPNEGVFAWQEADENDKGDWMALRYDLTAPLARVYAQHRNDLPNPYRRYAMGPVWRNEKPGPGRYRQFYQCDADTVGTNSMAADAEICMMLADTLEAVGIPRGDYLVRVNNRKVLNGVLEAMGLAEADPKRDDVLRTIDKFDKVGAEGVRQLLGKGRLDASGAYIDGVGLAEEQADPVIAFLTSKADDVAGTMENLRAAVGGSKVGQDGIAELEQMGALFAAAGYGDDRILIDPSIVRGLGYYTGPVFEAELTCEIFDEKGRKRQFGSVAGGGRYDGLVKRFTGQEVPAVGLSIGVDRLLAALREKGRMGGAPTGPVVVTVMDKARMADYQAMVAELRQAGIRAEVYLGNPKNFGNQLKYADKRHSPIAIIEGGDEKEKGVVQIKDLILGAKIAESATLEEWKERPSQFEVARTELVTKVREILASQQDDSDA comes from the coding sequence ATGGCCAAGCAGAAGAAAGCCCCCCGCCCCAAGGCCGTCACGCCGAAGGGCTTCCGCGATTATTTCGGCACCGAGGTGACCGAGCGCAGCGAGATGCTGCAGAAGATCGCCGGGGTCTATCATCATTATGGCTTTGACGCGCTGGAATCTGCGGCCGTGGAAACCGTTGAGGCGCTGGGCAAGTTCCTGCCTGACGTGGATCGCCCGAACGAAGGTGTGTTCGCCTGGCAGGAAGCCGACGAGAACGACAAGGGCGATTGGATGGCCCTGCGTTATGACCTGACCGCGCCTTTGGCCCGGGTTTATGCACAGCACCGCAACGACCTGCCGAACCCCTATCGCCGCTACGCAATGGGGCCTGTCTGGCGCAATGAGAAGCCGGGTCCGGGGCGCTATCGCCAGTTCTACCAGTGTGATGCCGATACCGTTGGCACCAACTCGATGGCGGCTGATGCTGAGATCTGCATGATGCTGGCCGACACGCTGGAAGCCGTGGGCATTCCACGTGGCGACTATCTGGTTCGGGTCAACAACCGCAAGGTTCTCAATGGCGTGTTGGAGGCAATGGGCCTTGCCGAAGCGGATCCCAAACGTGACGACGTGCTGCGCACCATCGACAAGTTTGACAAAGTTGGCGCCGAAGGCGTGCGTCAGCTGCTGGGCAAGGGGCGTCTGGATGCCTCCGGCGCCTATATCGATGGTGTTGGTCTGGCCGAAGAACAGGCCGATCCTGTGATCGCCTTCCTGACCTCCAAGGCTGACGATGTGGCCGGCACAATGGAAAACCTGCGTGCCGCCGTGGGTGGCAGCAAGGTTGGCCAGGACGGGATCGCTGAGCTGGAACAGATGGGCGCCCTTTTTGCCGCTGCGGGCTACGGTGATGATCGGATCCTGATTGATCCGTCGATCGTGCGCGGGCTGGGTTATTACACCGGTCCGGTGTTTGAGGCTGAGCTGACCTGTGAAATCTTTGACGAAAAGGGTCGCAAGCGGCAGTTCGGTTCGGTTGCGGGCGGCGGTCGTTACGACGGTCTGGTCAAACGTTTCACCGGCCAGGAAGTACCGGCAGTTGGCCTCTCGATCGGGGTGGACCGGCTGTTGGCAGCGCTGCGTGAAAAGGGCCGCATGGGCGGCGCGCCCACCGGTCCGGTGGTTGTGACCGTAATGGATAAGGCCCGTATGGCCGACTATCAGGCCATGGTGGCTGAGTTGCGTCAGGCCGGTATCCGGGCGGAAGTCTATCTGGGCAATCCCAAGAACTTTGGCAATCAGCTGAAGTATGCGGACAAGCGCCATTCCCCCATCGCGATCATCGAAGGTGGGGATGAAAAGGAAAAAGGCGTGGTGCAGATAAAGGACCTGATCCTTGGCGCCAAAATCGCCGAAAGCGCCACCCTGGAAGAGTGGAAAGAACGCCCCAGCCAGTTTGAAGTGGCCCGCACTGAACTGGTGACCAAGGTGCGTGAGATCCTCGCGTCACAACAGGATGACAGCGATGCCTGA